In Mycobacterium gallinarum, a single window of DNA contains:
- a CDS encoding helix-hairpin-helix domain-containing protein, protein MVDAVDRGPVFDGLNLGRPATGALMDAGYRTVADLPADLDGLLALHGVGPKAVRLLRQARAS, encoded by the coding sequence ATGGTCGACGCAGTGGATCGCGGACCGGTGTTCGACGGTCTGAACCTCGGCCGGCCTGCGACCGGCGCCCTGATGGACGCGGGTTACCGCACGGTGGCGGATCTGCCTGCGGATCTCGACGGCCTCCTGGCCCTCCACGGCGTCGGACCGAAGGCTGTGCGTCTGCTCCGCCAGGCACGGGCGAGCTGA
- a CDS encoding NAD(P)/FAD-dependent oxidoreductase — protein sequence MPRTSRVLVLGSGFAGLWAALGAARRLDKLGASQGAVDITVVTSQPFHDIRVRNYEADLSACRIPLQDLLDPVGIGYITAEVTGIDPAEATVSTADGTTLSYDRLVFALGSRVAKPGLPGLVEFGYDVDTYDGAMRLQAHIRGLTDRAPDPASATAVVVGAGLTGIETASELPRMLSHALGPEATPRVILVDHNPHVGSDMGESARPVIEDALAANHVDTLTRVGVTAVDERSVTLSSGEVVPAATVVWCAGMRANPLTAQFGVECDRLGRLPVDDYLRVRGVEGVFAAGDVAAARMDDDHMSVMSCQHGRPMGRYAGYNVIGDLLGAPMLSLRIPWYVTVLDLGPAGAVYTEGWDRKVVSTGAEAKATKQEINGERIYPPLTGDRTALLAAAAPALQAAPTYGD from the coding sequence GTGCCGCGAACTTCACGCGTTCTCGTTCTCGGGTCAGGGTTCGCCGGGCTGTGGGCCGCCCTCGGAGCGGCGCGACGACTCGACAAGCTCGGCGCTTCGCAGGGAGCGGTCGACATCACGGTCGTCACGTCGCAGCCATTTCACGACATCCGGGTCCGCAACTACGAGGCCGATCTCAGCGCATGCCGAATCCCGTTGCAGGACTTGCTCGATCCGGTCGGCATCGGTTACATCACCGCCGAGGTGACCGGAATCGACCCGGCCGAGGCGACCGTGAGTACCGCAGATGGCACGACGTTGAGCTATGACCGCCTCGTGTTCGCGCTTGGCAGCAGAGTCGCCAAGCCCGGTCTGCCCGGCCTGGTCGAGTTCGGCTACGACGTCGACACCTATGACGGCGCGATGAGGCTGCAGGCGCACATCCGTGGTCTCACCGACCGCGCGCCGGACCCTGCGAGCGCCACCGCGGTTGTCGTCGGGGCCGGACTCACAGGTATCGAGACCGCCAGTGAGTTGCCCCGGATGCTCTCGCATGCGCTGGGTCCCGAGGCCACACCCCGGGTGATCCTCGTCGATCACAACCCGCATGTCGGGTCGGATATGGGAGAGTCGGCTCGCCCGGTGATCGAGGACGCGTTGGCCGCCAACCACGTCGACACCTTGACGCGGGTCGGCGTCACCGCCGTGGACGAGCGGAGTGTCACCCTGTCGTCCGGGGAGGTGGTCCCCGCGGCGACGGTCGTGTGGTGCGCGGGCATGCGCGCCAATCCGTTGACGGCGCAATTCGGGGTGGAATGCGATCGGCTGGGGCGGCTTCCGGTCGACGACTACCTGAGGGTTAGGGGTGTCGAGGGGGTGTTCGCGGCAGGCGACGTGGCCGCGGCGCGCATGGACGACGACCACATGTCGGTGATGTCGTGTCAGCACGGACGGCCGATGGGACGATACGCAGGTTACAACGTGATCGGAGATCTGCTCGGTGCGCCGATGCTGTCGCTTCGAATCCCTTGGTACGTAACCGTTCTCGATCTCGGACCGGCGGGCGCGGTGTACACCGAAGGCTGGGATCGCAAAGTTGTCAGCACCGGCGCGGAAGCCAAGGCGACCAAGCAGGAGATCAACGGTGAACGCATCTACCCCCCGCTCACCGGCGACCGCACCGCACTCCTCGCCGCGGCCGCGCCGGCGTTGCAAGCGGCTCCCACCTACGGCGATTGA
- a CDS encoding SPFH domain-containing protein, translating into MKKSAVALGISMALLSGCSYASVGAGEQAVVVDGYWMIPTDPVVKGCIEPENSQNEITNHVYRYPARQISWDATGDPGSERGPYVVVSNAKAPADMNVPVVVTFDLTTDCEKLKQFHRDFGTKYNGWLNDDGTVSDGWVELLNYVIGQPLQDTLNGVAQKYTWQQIWNDEQARTEFRNALLQSLPNASKARTNGVDFFTNFQVTVLKPTPVNPELKAAIEREQAAIQNAQATQAQGVAEANAKKAKAEADLAAAVAETKVAEQEALKRAAEVKGYPSVEDYLRAEAIKQGLNPYQPTYVVPQAG; encoded by the coding sequence GTGAAGAAATCTGCTGTGGCCCTTGGGATTTCCATGGCTCTGCTGTCCGGCTGCTCGTACGCCAGCGTCGGAGCCGGCGAGCAGGCCGTCGTCGTCGACGGTTACTGGATGATCCCCACCGACCCGGTGGTGAAGGGGTGCATCGAACCAGAGAACTCACAGAACGAGATCACGAACCACGTCTACCGGTATCCGGCTCGGCAAATCTCCTGGGATGCCACGGGCGATCCCGGTTCTGAGCGCGGCCCCTATGTCGTCGTGTCCAACGCCAAGGCGCCCGCGGACATGAATGTTCCTGTGGTGGTGACGTTCGATCTGACGACGGATTGCGAGAAGCTCAAGCAGTTCCATCGCGACTTCGGAACCAAGTACAACGGCTGGCTCAACGACGACGGCACGGTCAGCGACGGCTGGGTCGAACTGTTGAACTACGTGATCGGACAACCGTTGCAGGACACGCTCAACGGTGTGGCGCAGAAGTACACGTGGCAGCAGATCTGGAACGACGAGCAGGCGCGCACCGAGTTCCGCAATGCGCTGCTGCAGTCGCTGCCCAACGCCAGTAAGGCCCGCACCAACGGGGTCGACTTTTTCACCAACTTTCAGGTGACGGTGCTCAAGCCGACGCCCGTCAACCCCGAATTGAAGGCGGCGATCGAACGCGAGCAGGCCGCGATCCAGAATGCGCAGGCGACGCAGGCGCAGGGTGTGGCCGAGGCCAACGCGAAGAAGGCCAAGGCGGAAGCTGACCTGGCCGCCGCCGTGGCCGAGACGAAGGTGGCCGAGCAGGAGGCGCTGAAGCGCGCTGCAGAGGTCAAGGGATACCCGTCGGTCGAGGACTACCTGCGGGCCGAGGCCATCAAGCAGGGCCTCAACCCCTACCAGCCGACCTACGTCGTTCCCCAGGCAGGCTGA
- a CDS encoding YdeI/OmpD-associated family protein encodes MSSQRVPGGVVHKLPSDLRQALIANDTALAAWKDITPLARNEFICWVEDAKQEKTRDRRIRRTQEELEEGQRRPCCWPGCKHRERNGK; translated from the coding sequence ATGAGTAGCCAGCGGGTGCCCGGCGGGGTGGTGCACAAGCTGCCCTCCGATCTGCGCCAGGCGCTTATCGCCAACGACACGGCGCTGGCGGCTTGGAAGGACATCACGCCGTTGGCGCGCAACGAGTTCATCTGCTGGGTCGAGGACGCGAAGCAGGAGAAGACCCGGGACCGCCGCATTCGTCGCACCCAGGAGGAACTCGAAGAGGGGCAGCGCAGACCGTGCTGCTGGCCGGGGTGCAAGCATCGCGAACGCAACGGCAAGTAG
- a CDS encoding NAD(P)H-dependent flavin oxidoreductase has protein sequence MPNRVQTLLGVDYPVVQAPMTYIARAELAAAVSEAGGLGMIETLTPEGRADLMRVRTLTDRPVAANLMIQGWKGDPSIVETLSAAGVRHVFTSAGDPALFTARLHDAGMAVVHVVGSLRAARKAVDAGVDALVVEGVEGGGFKSALGASTMVLLPLVAAHVDLPIIAAGGMCDSQSAAASLVLGAEGVQMGTRMLASRESLVHMNFKDAIVAANDAGTVLLDIPGNPTMRVLRTGLAARVAEHDPNAKLLGKVTELYFGGDMEASVANTGQVSSRIADLLPVADIVRQTWVEIEQVLDAARSRVGLGDALEEARSG, from the coding sequence GTGCCCAATCGAGTGCAGACCCTTCTCGGCGTCGACTATCCCGTCGTTCAGGCCCCCATGACGTACATCGCGCGCGCAGAATTGGCCGCAGCGGTCTCAGAGGCCGGCGGGCTCGGGATGATCGAGACCTTGACCCCAGAGGGCCGTGCGGACCTCATGAGGGTGCGCACGCTGACAGACCGACCCGTCGCGGCGAACCTGATGATACAGGGCTGGAAGGGCGATCCCTCGATCGTCGAAACGCTGAGCGCGGCGGGTGTGCGGCACGTTTTCACCTCCGCGGGTGATCCCGCGTTGTTCACCGCGAGACTGCACGACGCCGGCATGGCGGTGGTGCATGTCGTCGGATCGTTGCGAGCGGCACGCAAGGCGGTCGACGCCGGAGTCGACGCCTTGGTCGTCGAGGGTGTCGAGGGCGGCGGGTTCAAATCCGCGCTGGGAGCCTCGACGATGGTGCTGCTCCCCCTGGTCGCGGCCCACGTCGATTTGCCGATCATCGCCGCGGGCGGGATGTGCGACTCGCAGTCAGCCGCGGCGTCATTGGTCCTGGGCGCGGAGGGCGTTCAGATGGGCACGCGGATGCTGGCGAGCCGGGAGTCGTTGGTGCACATGAACTTCAAGGATGCGATCGTGGCCGCCAACGACGCGGGCACCGTGTTGCTCGACATTCCGGGCAACCCGACCATGCGTGTCCTGCGCACGGGCCTGGCCGCACGCGTGGCCGAGCATGATCCGAACGCGAAACTGCTCGGCAAGGTGACCGAGCTCTACTTCGGCGGCGATATGGAAGCCAGCGTCGCGAACACCGGTCAGGTGTCTTCGCGCATCGCCGATCTTCTTCCGGTGGCCGACATAGTCCGCCAGACGTGGGTCGAGATCGAACAGGTGTTAGACGCGGCGCGATCCCGCGTCGGGCTAGGCGACGCTCTCGAGGAGGCGCGGTCCGGTTGA